A window of Vigna unguiculata cultivar IT97K-499-35 chromosome 4, ASM411807v1, whole genome shotgun sequence contains these coding sequences:
- the LOC114181189 gene encoding UPF0496 protein At3g19330-like, whose protein sequence is MPSTMLKCLSFNSSPSSSTVQNPSQDGTPNISDAYYRAVHTTSFSEIRSNVQAHVHHLNPTRERVQQALALSNPESLTRLFSAFFDHTEAASDLCLNLHHCVLRARALHAPLLDLFRTLDPSHPSQNDCVRALDLFHPFHTLPNPIPDSHTFSAIRTDLSALKTTLDRRAARSLRSLRLSRRLLRGSAVCLVVVAAAVIVATVAATVHAVVAIAGSGAGFALPVCASEKRELARLRQLHAAAKCAYVLSNDLGTIDALVSRLRAAVEGDKVLVSLGLERGNERYLVQEVIKQLWKSHQGFLHQVEDLEEHIFLCFYNINKARLLVHQEICSDSTS, encoded by the exons ATGCCTTCTACAATGCTCAAATGTCTCTCCTTCAACTCATCACCTTCTTCCTCAACCGTCCAAAACCCTTCCCAAG ATGGCACACCCAACATCTCCGACGCGTATTACCGCGCCGTGCACACCACGTCTTTTTCCGAGATTCGCTCCAACGTCCAGGCCCATGTCCACCACCTCAACCCCACACGCGAGCGCGTCCAGCAAGCCCTAGCTCTCTCCAACCCCGAGAGCCTCACGCGCCTCTTCTCCGCGTTCTTTGACCACACCGAAGCTGCCTCTGACCTCTGCCTCAACCTCCACCACTGCGTCCTTCGCGCGCGTGCCCTCCACGCGCCGCTTCTCGACCTCTTCCGAACCCTCGACCCTTCCCACCCCTCCCAAAACGACTGCGTTCGCGCCCTCGACCTCTTCCACCCCTTCCACACGCTCCCAAACCCCATCCCCGACTCCCACACCTTCTCCGCTATCCGCACCGACCTCTCCGCCCTTAAAACCACCCTCGACCGCCGCGCCGCCAGATCGCTCAGGAGTCTCCGCCTTTCCCGCCGCCTCCTCCGCGGCTCAGCCGTCTGCCTCGTTGTGGTCGCAGCTGCCGTGATTGTCGCTACCGTCGCCGCCACGGTGCATGCTGTGGTTGCAATTGCTGGAAGTGGTGCCGGTTTCGCTCTGCCGGTTTGTGCCTCTGAGAAGAGGGAACTTGCGAGACTGAGGCAGCTTCATGCTGCTGCCAAATGTGCTTACGTGTTGAGCAACGATCTCGGGACGATCGACGCCCTGGTGTCGCGGCTGCGCGCGGCGGTGGAGGGGGACAAAGTTTTGGTGAGCCTTGGGTTGGAGAGAGGGAATGAGAGGTACCTTGTGCAGGAAGTTATCAAGCAGCTCTGGAAGAGTCACCAGGGGTTTTTGCACCAGGTCGAGGATCTTGAGGAGCATATTTTCCTCTGCTTTTATAACATTAACAAGGCAAGGCTTTTGGTTCATCAAGAGATATGCTCTGATTCAACTTCATAG
- the LOC114180413 gene encoding uncharacterized protein LOC114180413, whose product MAGIAIVLDLWRKNQNSSFGLHSSHAFQSSGAFFSASAAAAAASVAAGTGFASRALFGSSVAYCDAGAALSEDYSSSIQSSFEKKNHYDALKYSIKQYDVELKPLFSAFELRTFALTSIRSFLMFYLPLLEPRAEMEDDEDFLEEDQEHPVDLVVPLKKSVKQILRESTVVTTRRILERIAVHYVSQRMAWKLLKDIPRSATRKAGRNMPTVVYFYCVSRTTFRGHMLGVAASWLVQVGIDLYRFFSSSFKVQNEDNDVDKTNEVGVLGQKIFITTVRCTSSLIFASIGAGIGATLVRPSLGQWIGCVAGDLAGPIIVAFCADQLFQVKL is encoded by the exons ATGGCAGGCATAGCTATAGTTCTAGATCTGTGGAGGAAAAACCAAAACTCGAGCTTCGGATTGCACTCTTCCCACGCCTTTCAGTCTTCTGGTGCCTTTTTCTCCGCCTCTGCTGCTGCTGCCGCAGCGTCTGTTGCTGCGGGGACTGGTTTTGCCTCAAGGGCTTTATTTGG gtCTTCAGTTGCATATTGTGATGCTGGTGCAGCATTATCTGAAGACTACAGTTCTAGTATACAAAgttcttttgaaaagaaaaaccatTATGATGCACTAAAATATAGTATCAAGCAGTATGATGTGGAACTTAAACCTCTCTTCTCTGCTTTTGAATTGAGGACATTTGCATTGACTTCCATAAGGTCGTTCTTGATGTTCTATTTACCTCTTCTGGAGCCCCGTGCGGAAATGGAAGATGACGAGGATTTCTTGGAGGAGGATCAAGAGCACCCTGTTGATCTGGTTGTTCCTTTAAAAAAATCAGTGAAGCAAATCTTACGTGAG TCAACCGTTGTGACCACTAGAAGGATCTTAGAAAGAATTGCTGTTCATTATGTTTCACAAAGAATGGCATGGAAGCTTCTTAAAG ATATCCCTAGATCAGCAACTCGCAAGGCTGGAAGGAACATGCCCACTGTGGTTTACTTCTATTGTGTGAGCAGAACAACATTCAGAG GGCACATGCTTGGAGTTGCAGCATCATGGCTTGTCCAAGTTGGCATTGATTTATATAGATTCTTTTCATCGTCATTCAAGGTGCAGAACGAGGATAATGATGTTGATAAAACCAATGAAGTTGGAGTTCTTGGACAGAAGATTTTCATCACTACAGTTAGATGTACTTCATCTTTAATTTTTGCTTCCATAGGAGCAGGAATCGGTGCAACCCTTGTTCGTCCATCGCTGGGCCAGTGGATTG GATGTGTTGCTGGTGATTTGGCTGGCCCCATTATTGTAGCATTTTGTGCTGACCAATTATTTCAAGTGAAACTTTGA